GGGTTTCCCGATCTGCGTTGATGTGCACCCTAGAATCCGCGGATTAAATGAACATGGACCAAGGATTACGGGAAGTTAATCCAGGCCCTTGCGTAACCTTCACGTCAGGTAGCCCGATCAGGCCTTGATCTGGCATTGGACAGGCCTGACATCGCCAGCCGTCTATTCCACCAAAGTCTCCCGGCGTCTTTTTACAGAATGTAAAAAAAACGGACACCTCAAGCGGTCCGAGTTCACCTGCTTAGCCTGCCCCACCATCATAAGTCCTTTCCCGAACTGGAAGAATTATCTCATGTGGATTGCCGGATTGTGGCACCCCCCTTGCGTTAGGAGTTTCACAAAGGGGGTAGGAGCAAAACCGTGAAGCCGAGCATCCCATGGCGCATCCTTGTCACAGACCGCAATCCCCGCGTCCGGCGGCTCTTGTGCCGCGAGTTGGAACGCGAGGGCTTCCGGGTCCTGTCAGCTTCGGGCTGGAGCGAAATAGCCCGGGCCGTGGGCAACGGAGTGGACTGCGTGGTCATGGATCTGAACCTGCCCTCTCAGGCCGGCCAGGATGGGGCCGCGCTCCTGGAACAGCTCAAGCGCAACGCCCCTTACGTGCCCGTGGTGGTGCACGCTTTCTCGTCCGAGGAAGCCCTGGAAGCAGGCACCCTGCGGCTGGCCTCGGCCGTGGTGGAAAAAAGCGGCAGTACCGAGGACCTCAAGGCCGCGGTGCGCAGAGTGCTTGCCCATGGCAGTGGCAGGAGGAAGGCATGAGCGACACGGCCCGTATGCCCGAAAACGGTCTCAGGATCATGCTCGTGGACGACGAATCCCCTTTCATTGATGCCCTGGCCAAGCGTCTCACGCGTCGCGGCATCAAGGTCAGCAGAGCCTTGAGCGGGGACGAGGCCCTGGAGCGCCTGGCTGCGGGCGAAAGCCCGGAGGTGGTCGTCCTGGATGTAAAGATGCCGGGCATGGACGGCATGCAGGCCCTGGAACTCATCAAGCATCGCCATCCGCTGGTGGAGGTCATCATGCTCACGGGGCATGCCACTGTGGAAAGCGCCATTCAAGGCATGAAACTCGGCGCTTTCGATTACCTCATGAAGCCCTGCGATCTGGACGAACTCATCCGCAAGGCCAACGAGGCTGGAGCGATGCGCAGATGAGCGTGAACACGGGGACAAAGCGGAAACGCATAGCGGATAGGTATTTTGTAACGAAAACGAATGCGAGGTTGGCAATGAAAGCACTGAGGACACTGAACGCGGTCCTGCTCGAAGGAGCCAGGGCTCATGCCCGCTGGGAGATCGAAAACGCAAGGATCATCACGGGCAGCAAGAAGCGCCTTTTCATCCTGGCCATTCTGACCATTCCGGCCGTGCTTCTGTCCGTAGCCTTCGCCACGGACAGCCTGCCGGATATGGTCGGCGGCAAGCATGCCTACATGCCGGCTTTCTATGACGGCACGACCTTTGCCGTGTCCATTGTTATCGGCCTGTGCGCCGGCCTCATCACCGGCTGTATCGGAGCCGGCGGCGGATTCATCATCACTCCGGCGCTCATGAGCGCTGGCATCAAGGGAATCCTGGCCGTGGGCACGGACTTGTTCCACATCTTCGCCAAGGCCATCATGGGCACGGCCGTGCACAAGAAACTCGGCAACGTCTCCGTGGCCTTGGCCATCTGGTTCCTGGTGGGTTCTGGTGTGGGCGTCACGGGCGGCGGCCTCATCAACCGCGCCTTGTACGAGTTCAACCCTATTCTTTCCGATGCCTTCATCAGCGTGGTCTACGTCGTGCTGCTGGGCTTCCTGGGCTTCTATTCCCTGTTCGACTTCCTCAAGCTGCGCAAGAGCGGAGAGGATGTCGGCGCACACCACGGCGCCAGCAAGCACGGCACAGAGGCCGCGTCCGGCAAGAAAGGCCTGCCCGCGACGCTGCAGGCCTCCAAGATCCCGCCTTACATCACCTTCGATGAGGACCTGGTTCCCGGCGGCAAGCGGATTCCGGCCCTGTACGTGGCCATCTGCGGCGCCATCGTGGGCTTCATGGCCGCCATCATGGGCGTGGGCGGCGGTTTCCTGACCTTCCCCATATTCGTGTACGTGCTCGGCGTGTCCTCCTTCACCACCGTGGGCACGGACATCCTGCAGATCATCTTCACCGCCGGCTATGCCTCCATCACGCAGTACGCAATTTACGGCTTCATCTTCTACACCCTGGCCATGGGCATGCTCATCGGCTCGCTGCTTGGCATCCAGCTCGGCGCGCTGACCACCAAGGTGGTCAAGGGCATCTACATCCGCGGGTTCTACGCCACGGCCATCCTGGCCGGCTTCATCAACCGCCTGTTCGCCCTTCCCGGCACGCTCACGGACATGGAATACATCCACCTGTCCAAGGGCACGGTGTCGATGCTCAAGATGGTGGGCAACTGGAGCTTCTTCCTGGTGGTGGCCATCTTCGGATTCTTCGTCATCAGCAAGTTCTTCGGCAACCTCAAGACCCTCAGACAGGGCGCCTAATACGGGAGGCCAGTCATGCTTATAGCCGACAAGAAGCACTTCACCCTGGGCCTGTTCATGGCCATTGTCTTCGCGGGCATCATGTTCGCCATGTTCATGCCGCTGTTCGAGCATGGCGAGAACGCCTTCCAGGCCTCGGACCGGCTGTTCAACCGCATCTCCAAGGATTCGTCCTACTATATGCCCGAAATGCTCAAGGCCGCCGAGTCCCAGCAGGGCACGAACGTGGACGTGAGCTTCACGCTGGGCGGCGAGAACCTCAACCAGTACGCCAAGACCTTGCTGACCAGCTCCGGCATGAGCGTGCAGGATCTCGACGGCAAGATGCAGGTCCAGGGTGACCTGGGCCAGATGATGGCTTCCTCCCTGCGCGACGCCGATGCCATGTTCTTCAACAAGGGCGATGAGGTGCAGGCCCGCTACGGCATTCCCGAACGCTCGGCCATGTACACTTGGTGGCTTATCTACGGAGCCATGGACAAGGACCTCAAGCTCCAATCGAACTTCGCCCCCGCCGCCGTGCTGGGCA
This genomic window from Desulfocurvibacter africanus subsp. africanus DSM 2603 contains:
- a CDS encoding sulfite exporter TauE/SafE family protein, which codes for MKALRTLNAVLLEGARAHARWEIENARIITGSKKRLFILAILTIPAVLLSVAFATDSLPDMVGGKHAYMPAFYDGTTFAVSIVIGLCAGLITGCIGAGGGFIITPALMSAGIKGILAVGTDLFHIFAKAIMGTAVHKKLGNVSVALAIWFLVGSGVGVTGGGLINRALYEFNPILSDAFISVVYVVLLGFLGFYSLFDFLKLRKSGEDVGAHHGASKHGTEAASGKKGLPATLQASKIPPYITFDEDLVPGGKRIPALYVAICGAIVGFMAAIMGVGGGFLTFPIFVYVLGVSSFTTVGTDILQIIFTAGYASITQYAIYGFIFYTLAMGMLIGSLLGIQLGALTTKVVKGIYIRGFYATAILAGFINRLFALPGTLTDMEYIHLSKGTVSMLKMVGNWSFFLVVAIFGFFVISKFFGNLKTLRQGA
- a CDS encoding response regulator, producing MSDTARMPENGLRIMLVDDESPFIDALAKRLTRRGIKVSRALSGDEALERLAAGESPEVVVLDVKMPGMDGMQALELIKHRHPLVEVIMLTGHATVESAIQGMKLGAFDYLMKPCDLDELIRKANEAGAMRR
- a CDS encoding response regulator, with product MKPSIPWRILVTDRNPRVRRLLCRELEREGFRVLSASGWSEIARAVGNGVDCVVMDLNLPSQAGQDGAALLEQLKRNAPYVPVVVHAFSSEEALEAGTLRLASAVVEKSGSTEDLKAAVRRVLAHGSGRRKA